The genomic stretch AAGCAGTTGTTTCACATCGTATTGTTTAGCAGCACGAATCGTTTTGCTTACTAAAACATCCACAACGCTTGCTTGAAAACTCGCCGCCATATCGTTTGGATTTGGCTCCTCACCACGCTGCCTTAAATTATGAAGCGTGTTAATAAAGGAAGACTTCAATCCACTAAAACTAAAATCAAACGAACCCTCATCCATCATCGCTCTTGGGAAATGAAACGTATCTTCGCCGTCTTTGGCAAGTTTATCAATTTGCACGCCGCCTGGGTATGCGAGACCAAGTGTACGTGCCACTTTATCATAAGCTTCACCAGCTGCATCGTCCCTTGTCTCCCCGATAATTTCAAACTCATTATCTGCTTTCATTAAAACTAGTTCAGTATGACCGCCGCTGACAACTAATGAAAGTAGCGGAAATTTGAATTCAGTTTCAAAACGATTTGCATAAATATGGCCAGCAATATGATGCACGCCAACTAAAGGTAAATTGTGCATAAAAGCGAGCGTTTTAGCCGCATTCACACCGATAAGCAGCGCACCAACTAGACCTGGACCTTCTGTCACAGCTATCCCGTCTAAATCATCCATCGTCACATTTGCTTGTTTTAAAGCTTCTTCAATCACAAGCGTAATTTGCTCCACATGATGTCTTGATGCGATTTCAGGAACTACCCCGCCAAATCGTTTATGGCTCTCAATTTGAGAAGCCACCACACTCGATATAATTTCATTGCCATTTTTTACAACAGAAGCAGCTGTTTCATCGCAGCTAGATTCTATTCCAAGAATTAATGTATTTTTTTTCATAAGTCCACCCACATCACTAGCGCGTCTTCTTTCGTATCCGGATAATAGTTTTTCCGAATGGCGCCGTCTTGAAATCCTAATTTCTTATAAAGCCCTTGTGCTACATCGTTGGATACGCGAACTTCTAACGTCATCCGAACAACTCCACGCTCTTTCGCAACTCGAATCATTTCTCGCAAAAGCGCCTCACCATAATGATTCCCTTGATAATCTGGATGAATCGCAATATTCGTAATATGTCCTTCATCTAAAACGAGCCAAACACCCGCATAACCTACTACTTGTTCCTTATATATCGCAAGTAAATAATAGGCGTATTGGTTAATAATAAATTCATTCCGAAAAGCTGCTTCCGTCCAAGGTACCGTGAATGCTGCATTTTCGACATTCATAATACTTTTCAAGTCAGTCACGGTTGCTTCCCGAAATAATAAGGCTTCATCCAAACTCACTCGGAACCCCTCGATTCCAACCATTTGCTCTCCGCTTCTGCCAGTTTTAAATAATCAGGAACAAAGTTGTCTGCCGGTTCTCCGTCTAAATTCTCTGCCAGTTTTACAAGAGAACTAGCTCGTGAGTAAGTATAATCTGCCTGCGCAAAAACCGCCCGCTCACCGAGGACTTCCGTCACAGTCACACAAATTTGTTCTGTTAAGGTTCCGACAAATAAAATGGGCTCCTCGCTAGACAGGAATTGTTCTAGTAATTCAGTTAACGCAATATGTCCGTCCGCGATAACACTCTGCATTTCACCTTCGCTTGCTTGATAAACGCCCGCATATACATTACTACGGCGCGCATCCATCAACGCGACCACTTTTCCAGGAAAGTACAAACCATTCTCTGCTAAAAGTGCCAAAGAGGAAATCCCGACAATCGGAATCCCTGCATCCCAAGCCATTGTTTTCGCAACTGTTACACCAATACGAAGCCCGGTATAAGACCCTGGACCTTTTGCTACAGCAATCTTTTCTAAGTCAGTAGGTTTTACTCCACATTCTTCCATCAAAACAGCAATCGCTGGAAGCAACCGCACACTATGATTTTTTTTCAAATTCGTTGTATATTCGCCGATAACGACACCTTCATTAAAAAGCGCTATCGCCATCGTATCGGAAGACGTATCCATCCCAAGTATCATTTCCCAAAAACCTCCATTGCAAGTTGCTCATATCTTTCTCCAACTGGCTTCACAACCAATTTACGCGTATTCTCATCTATATGAAAAAGCTGAATTTCCAAGTATTCTTCTGGCAAATCTTCGCGAACAAACTGCGCCCACTCAACCACGCTTACACCTGCTCCGTAGAAATACTCCTCCAAACCAAGTTCATCCGCCGAAGCATCTTCCAAACGGTACACGTCCATATGATAAAGTGGCAAGCGTCCTTTCTTATATTCACGAATGATTGTAAATGTCGGACTTTTAATCATTTGCGGAATCAAAAGACCTTCACCGAGACCTTTGGTAAAAGTAGTTTTACCCGCGCCGAGATCACCTTCAAGCAAAATCACATCTCCAGCTGTCAATTGTTCACCAAGTTGTTTTGCGCGAAGCCTTGTCTCTCTTTCACTTGTCATTATCAATTCGAATTCCATTACCTCACCCGTCCATCATTTTCTCTACATATCATACCACAAAGCCGCGCCAAAATAAAAATCAAAAAAACGCAACGACCTAAGTCGCTGCGTCTTTCGATTGATTAATAATTAGTTCCACTTATATCCATTCCGCCATACATTTTTGCTGTTACATCTGTGATGATTTTATTTAGCTCTTCGCTAGAAATAACTTCATCTTTTGTAGGAAAATCTTCAATTGGAACAAATTCTTCTGCTTTTGTTTTCACCGTAAAGCTAATAGACTCAGGAGCGCTCGCATCAGATTTATCTTCTATTTTTGTTTGAAGAGTAAGTGTATCTAAGCTGTTCTCTTTTCCTGATTTTACAGTAAGTTTATTATTAATTAAGTACGTTTTATTTTCTTTTAATTCTTTCGCAGCATCTGTTAAACTCGATTTCATTTCTGTATACGTGGAATCAAAATCTGTTACTGCATCTGAACCTTGGCTTTCTGCAATAACTTTAAGATCTGCTTTTACTTTTTCATCATCCATTAATTTAGCTACTTGGTTCATCAAGTTCGCGATATCGGCGTTTTTAATCGTAACGCTAACAGTACCATCATCCGCTTCTTTAAAACGATCTTTTTCTAAGCCCGTGAAATAAGTATCAACTAATTTTATCGCTTTTTTGTTTAAATCTTTCGTCGCTGCTTCAATTTCTTTCGTATCTACAGCTGTTTTTGCCTCTGGTTGATCTGTTAATGAACTGGTTAATTCTTCAGTACTAAGATATTTATTTTTTAGATCAGGGTAGTCGGTGTTAATTTTAGACCACATACCACCAGTCGCTTGATCTAAATAACTAAGTAAAGAAGCATCTGGCTCTACAATGGTTTTAAGTGGAATATAGGCATTTCCCGTTTTACTATCTACTAAAAAATCTAAATCCATTGAAATTGGTAGTAAGTTATTCGTTGATGTTACATTGAATTTTGCTTCTGATTTGTTTGCTTTCTTGTCAGTTGATGTTGTTACAGAAAGCTTAATGTCTTTTAAAATCCCCATCGTTTGAGCACTTGGGTCGGTGCTTGAAACATTGATATCATTTACAGCAAAAGAAGTTGTATATGTAGATTGATCAGGTACATTCATCCCATTTTTCATTGTTTGAACAAATTTACCTTGTGGTGTTTTTGCTGCTTTTTCTTCCGCGCTTTCCCCACAAGCGCTGATTACTAATACTAAAGCTAACAAAATTGATAATAAAATCCCTTTTTTCATGATTCTCCTCCTAGGTGATTAATACATTAAAATTAACACACTTTAAGGTCTGAAAACAAGAGAATTTACAATAGTTCATTAGTCTGACACAAATTCCTATAAAAAAAGCGTTCCTTTTAGAAAGGCCCGCTCGCTTTTATTTTGGAGTCACTTTTAAAGATGTAGCATTTTCAGATACTTTTCCAGGGGCGGGTGAAGTAATATTTGAACCTTGTGGAAATACAGCTCTAACAGTATCTTCCTCTTTGATATCAGCAAGTTTCATTGCTTTTCCAGTGGTCGCATTTGTTACGGCAGTATTGCTACTCACTGTAATCAAGACTTCACTTGCGTAATTGTTTTTTTCACCACTCCACGTTAATGTCCCATTGACTGTCAACTCATTATTATTCTCTAACAAACTAGTATCCGTTACTGTTCCGTCAAGGACTAAAGCAGGCACTTCTGCTTGATTACAACCCGCTAAAAATAGTACCACTAGTAAAACCGGCAATATTACCTTTTTAAAACCTGTCATCGCTCTCTCTCGTCCTCTCTGAAGCTTATCGTTCTTTCTAGCATAGCATTTAGCAGAAATACAGGCAATTGTTTTCTTGTTTCTTAAACAATTCTTATACACCAAGCATCAAACCGAGAAAAGCAGCTATTAAGCCAAACACATAGGTACAACCTAGATAAGAAAATAATACACGATAATTCGTCTTCCATTTTAATTCCATACTTTCCACTTTAAACGTAGAAAAAGTCGTATATCCTCCCATAAATCCTGTACCTAAAAAAAGTTGCCAAACCGGTCCAAGAGCAGAGGAAACAAGAAAACCTAATAAAAATGAACCAGTAATATTAATAAAAAAAGTCGCAAAAGGAAAGTTTGTTTTCCATTTACTTTTGACCAATACAGAAATTCCATATCGTAGCATCGCACCAAGAGCCGCTCCAAATCCTACAAGTACGAAATTAACTAACACGATGCTCACCTCGATTCAAAAGCTTATTGCTAAGCATCCGCCCAAACTTCACCATAATAAGCCCACCAATGAAACTAGCTAACACATAGCTAACCGCAAATAACCATGCGCCACTTTGCACTAGTTGAATTGTGTCTACACTAAAAGCCGAGAAAGTCGTAAACGCGCCAATAAAACCAGTCCCAATCCCGTTCAAAATTACCAATGAAATACGAGATTTTTCTGCCAAAAATTGCATAAGAAAAGCCAACAAAAAACAACCTATTAAATTAACTGCTAATGTCGCAGAAGGAAAATCCCCGCCACCAAGCCACAAGTTCATTGCATATCGGCACATACCACCTAATGCGCCAAAAACCCCTACATATAAAAAATACATCTCCAAGACCCCACTTCACAAAAAAACTACCCTGAAATATTTGTATTCCGGGCAGTCGCCTTTGTCCTATTTCTACTATACTATAACGCAAAACATTCCAATTATTCAACTCACTGGAAGTCGAAGGATGGTCTTCATTTTTTCTGGGTCCACTTTACGCGGATCACTCAAATAAATTTCGTGGTGTTTACGAACAGCCCCTGTATCATTATGAAGTCCTTCTGTTTCCATGAATTGGTGCATTTCCGCGACCGTTTTCACTTCTTCACTAAAAGGGCCAATATGCATCATCTGCACACATTCTCCTTCTTCAAAACGAACCAATTTTACGTGACTCGTATCAAGATCAGGCTTTTTCTTCTTAGCAACCTCTTTCGCCCATTCCAACACTTCTTCGGTGACAAAGTCCGGTTGTCTAAGAATGGATGTCCAAAGCCACGCATCTCTATCCTTTAAATCAAACCTCTCTTCAGACCACCAAAAACCTTCCAGCGGCGGTACAACAAAATCCGTGTAACCATCCAGACGCGTCTCGCCCATCTTGCTCATTTTAATCGTGTACGCAATCGCATAAAGAGACTGCACTGCTTTTTGATACGCCTCACCGTCCGGATCACCTTTCCCATCCACCATCAAAAAATTCATTTCCGGAACAAAAATACGCTCTGGCTTCCTTTTAGGCGCGTAGAATTTCTTCTCTTCTTTTTTAAAATCAATTTTCTTTTCAGTCATTTGAATTCCTCCTCGTTCATCCAATTCGGCACTATCCTTTGAAAATTATCGTGACTAGCGACCGTCTTTGCTGCATAATCCATCAACTTTTTAAAATTACGAGATTCATTTTTTGCTGCCCAATTAACAGCCGAAGTAATATGCATCGCCGTGTAAAGCGCGTAAAGATTCCAAAAATCCGTAACTTCTTCTTTATCAATATAGCCTAAAATATTTCCTCGTGCAAAAGGTATACTGACCTCTGTTGTAAAAAAGCCGATTTTAGCTAGATCAAATAAAGGATCGCCGAACTCTAACCGATTAAAATCAATTAGCCCCACAAACTTTTTGTTGTTTAAAATAATATTCGCTGGATGAAAATCTCCATGTTGTAAACAAATCGGTCTATTTTTTAATCTAGCTATATTCTCATTAACAAACTTTTCGGTGTCTGTTAAAAAAAAAGCTGTTATTTCTAATTCTTTTAATTCCTTCACTTTTCGTTCAAATTTAACCGTTTGAAAATCCAACCAGTTCATTTTTGGTATAGCAAGCGGAATTTTATGAACTTCTCGTAAAATTTCCCCTGCTGAAAAACCAGCTTTTAACTGTTCTGAATGAGATAAACGGGTCATGCCAATTTCTGCGTCTTCGCCTCGCAAATAACTAATAATCATATAGCCTTCTCTTTCGATAAAGCCGAAATCATATGCTTTTGGAACAAATGGAGTTTGAGAATCTAATGCTTGGATTATTTTAAACTCTTGCTCCCGTTCTTGAAGTAAATCTATAGGAAAAACACGAACAAGGTAAGTTTCATCCACCTGGTATTTCCTATCAACAGAAAAGCCTTTGTTTATTTCCGAAATCACTTTCGCATTATGCAACATTTTTAGTTGTGTCACATCCATAATCAGCTCTCCTCCTATAAATTCACTATTCTTCATTATACAAGAATACGCTTACTTTTTTCCAATTATCTTCGTAGAATTTGTTGACAAAATAACAGAATCAATATTATAATTAGTTTTGCTACGCATACGCGGTCGTGGCGGAATCGGCAGACGCGCTAGGTTGAGGGCCTAGTGGGGTAAAACCCGTGGAGGTTCAAGTCCTCTCGGCCGCATCAATAAAAAAATTCCAAGGTTAGAAGCTAACCTTGGAATTTTTTTGTATTTTTAATATCTTCTATAAACAAATAACCCGCTAACTACGACAATAAGCAATCCTATAAAAATTGTTGAGCTATTTGAACTATCGCCCGTTTGTGGTAGAGCAGTAATTTTTGTCGTTTCTCCACTTACCTTCACCACTGTACTTCCCTTTGTTGGAGTCGGTTTTTTAGGTACCATTATTTTATTATCACTAAAAGTAATATTAATAGTTTTTTGAGGGTTAAATGGTATCGTTACGCGAATTTCTTTGGTTGATTTTTCAAAGCCAGGTGGTGCTGTTGCTTCCGTTATGACATAAGTTCCGGGTTGTAAGTTTTCAGCAAGAGCATAACCTTTACTATTTGTAGTTACTTTTTTTAATGTCGTTCCATCTGTTGACTTTACGTCGAAAACGGCATTTGCTAGACCTTTTTTATTCGCTTCATCTTGTTTAAAAATAGTAATTGATCCTGTTTTCTCAACGTTTTGAAAAGTGAGTTTGACAGGATTTGTATCGCCGTACGTGATAGTGAATGTTTTTGGTGTTGGGTTCTTCTGATAACCAAGAGGTGCTGTAACTTCGGTTGCTGTATACTTCCCTGGTGACAGCCCTTCCGCTGTCCCTGTACCATTTTGACCAGTCGTTATTTTCGCCACTTCTGATTGAGAATTATCTTTAATGGCATAAACCGCTCCACTCAGCGCCTTATCTCCTGAAAATTTTTGAATTTCCACTTTACCATTCGTCGTTATTCCCGCATCCATATCAAAATTCTCACTTTTTAAATTAGGTACATTTACTGAAGCTATCCCTGTTTTATCTGGCTTGGAATTAAGCGTCGTATCATTGCCTTGATTTGCTTTTGAAAAAATAAAATCATTATTCGGTAGGGTAAATTTCACTTGATAGTCCCCCGGCAAAACATCTGTGAATAAATAAGAGCCGATATTATTCGTGGTCGCACTTTCTTTAAACACACCATCTTTCGTTAATAAATCTACCTTTACGAAAGGAGCAGGTTCTTCGCTATCTTGTTGAATACCATCCCCATTAAAATCGTACCAAACAACATCGCCAATTTTTGCGCCATTTACATTAATATACAACTGAATATCATCCAAAAAATTTCCGCTGGTAAGTGAGCCACTTGCTGTTGAAATAGGATTGAAAGTTAGCCTTGTGATAGTCTGTCCTTCAGGCACTATATAATTCCCTTCAAAACTCCCCCATGTTTCTCCATCAGAAACTCGCGACACTTCGGTTTGACTTTCTGGTGAGCCAATAAGTAAATCAGCCGTGTCTACCCCCATGCGCCCCCGGTGTGAGAACTTCCAAGTTAAATTGGAACCTGGGATTGTCCGAATGTCTTGATAAACTGGACCAATACCATCCGAGTTTAATTCAATAAAATTGTTTCCAGAAAAAGCAGGCACATTGTATCCATTACCATTTTGCCATACTTCAATATTCCCAGTTGGATTAGTTGTTCCCCAGGCCTCTACACCTTTTTGATTTACTTGCCAAACATTTGTCGTACCAGCATCTACACCATAATCCTCGATATCAACATCTTCAAAATCATTATTTTTAATGGCCCATTTTAATTGCCAACCATTTGAAGATGTTGGAGAAGCTTGCACTTTTTCAGAAGTGCTCCCAATAATAAGTAAGACAATTAGAATAAACAAACTACCTATTAATTTTTTTTGCATGCTTTCTCCCCCTTTTTCGCCCTAAACCTAACACCTTTAATTACCCGCAAAAAAGCAAAAGAAAACAGCCAGTATAACAACTAGCTGTTTCTAATATTAAGACAAAATATCGTATGCCATTTTATATTTCGTTGATTTGGCGAAATGTTTACTTGCATGCTTTTTCACTCGTTCAATTAATGCTGGATCATTTGATGCGTTAATTTTTTTCAGTAATTGTATCATTTTCTTTTCATAACTTACTTGCTCATCCTGTTGATATAAAAGCAATATTTCGGTGTATTCCATAAAGTAATTCAGTTCTTGTACTCGCTCAACTACTGTATTCATCAGCCCCATTAATGAAGTTGCTTCTTCAACAAAACCTTTTTCCGCAAAAATAACCATCAGTTCTGTTATAACAAGGTAATCGTTGTTGTTAAAGCTTATATTAGTCGTTTTGTAGGCCATTATTTCTTTATACAAACAGGTTATTTTTTCATGAAATAGCGTCTCATTTCCCTCAATATTTTCAATTTCTGCCATTTTTAACTGAACGACGAAATAATAGATTTTTTTAGCTTCTGGATATTTGGAAAAGTACTTTTGTGCTTGTTTAAATCTGTATTTTGCCTCACCAATAAAGCCAATTTGAAAATAAATGTAACCGTAGAAATAAAGAATAGAGACAAAACGTTCCTGCTCTTCATCCTTTATTAAATCCCACGCTTGCTGGATATGTCCAAGTGCAGGTTCATAAATACTTTGGCAAATATAATTAATGCAGATGCACACATGAAAAACAGTGAGAAAATTTTTATTATCAGTGAGAGCAACACACTTTTCCCAGTACTCCACTGCTAATTGATAATTACACGTTGCATGAGAATGTTTTACTGCCTGACCGTAATAATAGTAGGAAAGCAATTGGGGCGGGAAAGCATTTTCCACTCGTTTTTCTGCGTTCTTTAAATATTTAGCTTCCACTTCTTCCGCTCTTGAAAATTTCCAAGTCTTGTAATAAAATGCCACCTGTAAACAATAAAAGCTAAGTTCGACAGCTGGTGATTCGTGCTGCAGCTCTACATTTTCCGCTATTTTCTTTAATCTACTTTCTATTTCTTTAGGATTAGAACAAACCAATAGTTTAAAAATCTCATCCAATTCTTTCAAAAGTGCTCTATTCTCTTCATCTTCGCTCATCAATAACACTTCTTCCGGTATTTCTAACCTTCTTGCTATGTGTATCAACGTTTCCAAAGAAGCAACTTTAATACCATTTTCTATATTTGCTAAATAAGGCACAGAGATAATTCCTTGCGCTACGTCTTTTAATGTCAGCTGTTTCTCTTTACGAATATTTTTAATTCGCAAACCGATTAAGTTCATGATGTCACCGCCGTTTTTTCAATATTTTCCTCTTAATTATAAACATTTCGAAATGGAAAACAACTACTTTTTCCAGCTACTTTTTTGCTTTCATTTTTATATTTTCTAAAAAAGCTTGTTAAATTAGCTTTTTTAAACTACTAACCTAAAGCGTTCGCCCTTACATAGAAAACGTTTTAGATCAAAAAAAGCATGATTGCTCTTGGACCTAAAACGTTTTGTTATATTTGCTCCTGTATAGCTATTTTGAAAAAAGCTTCACTAATTTGCCATAATCATCGCTGTGGATTTTTTGTTGTCCGGCATAGGTGAAATAAAAATTTTCCTTTTGAATTCCTAAATTTCACCTAATACCGACATTTTATTACTTCTTAGTTTGCTCCCACATGCAAACTACTCCGTTAATAAAACAACAAGTTTTATAGACTCTATCCCTTATCGAATCTATAAATTTTCTCTACACATTCCCTTTTAAAACCTGTCTACGCAAAAACGGAAACGTAGATTTTCAT from Listeria monocytogenes ATCC 19117 encodes the following:
- the crcB gene encoding fluoride efflux transporter CrcB — translated: MLVNFVLVGFGAALGAMLRYGISVLVKSKWKTNFPFATFFINITGSFLLGFLVSSALGPVWQLFLGTGFMGGYTTFSTFKVESMELKWKTNYRVLFSYLGCTYVFGLIAAFLGLMLGV
- the crcB gene encoding fluoride efflux transporter CrcB, which codes for MYFLYVGVFGALGGMCRYAMNLWLGGGDFPSATLAVNLIGCFLLAFLMQFLAEKSRISLVILNGIGTGFIGAFTTFSAFSVDTIQLVQSGAWLFAVSYVLASFIGGLIMVKFGRMLSNKLLNRGEHRVS
- a CDS encoding helix-turn-helix domain-containing protein; protein product: MNLIGLRIKNIRKEKQLTLKDVAQGIISVPYLANIENGIKVASLETLIHIARRLEIPEEVLLMSEDEENRALLKELDEIFKLLVCSNPKEIESRLKKIAENVELQHESPAVELSFYCLQVAFYYKTWKFSRAEEVEAKYLKNAEKRVENAFPPQLLSYYYYGQAVKHSHATCNYQLAVEYWEKCVALTDNKNFLTVFHVCICINYICQSIYEPALGHIQQAWDLIKDEEQERFVSILYFYGYIYFQIGFIGEAKYRFKQAQKYFSKYPEAKKIYYFVVQLKMAEIENIEGNETLFHEKITCLYKEIMAYKTTNISFNNNDYLVITELMVIFAEKGFVEEATSLMGLMNTVVERVQELNYFMEYTEILLLYQQDEQVSYEKKMIQLLKKINASNDPALIERVKKHASKHFAKSTKYKMAYDILS
- the tsaE gene encoding tRNA (adenosine(37)-N6)-threonylcarbamoyltransferase complex ATPase subunit type 1 TsaE, giving the protein MEFELIMTSERETRLRAKQLGEQLTAGDVILLEGDLGAGKTTFTKGLGEGLLIPQMIKSPTFTIIREYKKGRLPLYHMDVYRLEDASADELGLEEYFYGAGVSVVEWAQFVREDLPEEYLEIQLFHIDENTRKLVVKPVGERYEQLAMEVFGK
- the rimI gene encoding ribosomal protein S18-alanine N-acetyltransferase, yielding MSLDEALLFREATVTDLKSIMNVENAAFTVPWTEAAFRNEFIINQYAYYLLAIYKEQVVGYAGVWLVLDEGHITNIAIHPDYQGNHYGEALLREMIRVAKERGVVRMTLEVRVSNDVAQGLYKKLGFQDGAIRKNYYPDTKEDALVMWVDL
- the tsaD gene encoding tRNA (adenosine(37)-N6)-threonylcarbamoyltransferase complex transferase subunit TsaD, with protein sequence MKKNTLILGIESSCDETAASVVKNGNEIISSVVASQIESHKRFGGVVPEIASRHHVEQITLVIEEALKQANVTMDDLDGIAVTEGPGLVGALLIGVNAAKTLAFMHNLPLVGVHHIAGHIYANRFETEFKFPLLSLVVSGGHTELVLMKADNEFEIIGETRDDAAGEAYDKVARTLGLAYPGGVQIDKLAKDGEDTFHFPRAMMDEGSFDFSFSGLKSSFINTLHNLRQRGEEPNPNDMAASFQASVVDVLVSKTIRAAKQYDVKQLLLAGGVAANQGLRERLIQEVKLELPETELIIPPLALCGDNAAMIAAAGTVSFLQGKRSGFDMNANPGLLLEDI
- a CDS encoding aminoglycoside phosphotransferase family protein; this encodes MDVTQLKMLHNAKVISEINKGFSVDRKYQVDETYLVRVFPIDLLQEREQEFKIIQALDSQTPFVPKAYDFGFIEREGYMIISYLRGEDAEIGMTRLSHSEQLKAGFSAGEILREVHKIPLAIPKMNWLDFQTVKFERKVKELKELEITAFFLTDTEKFVNENIARLKNRPICLQHGDFHPANIILNNKKFVGLIDFNRLEFGDPLFDLAKIGFFTTEVSIPFARGNILGYIDKEEVTDFWNLYALYTAMHITSAVNWAAKNESRNFKKLMDYAAKTVASHDNFQRIVPNWMNEEEFK
- a CDS encoding SpaA isopeptide-forming pilin-related protein, producing MQKKLIGSLFILIVLLIIGSTSEKVQASPTSSNGWQLKWAIKNNDFEDVDIEDYGVDAGTTNVWQVNQKGVEAWGTTNPTGNIEVWQNGNGYNVPAFSGNNFIELNSDGIGPVYQDIRTIPGSNLTWKFSHRGRMGVDTADLLIGSPESQTEVSRVSDGETWGSFEGNYIVPEGQTITRLTFNPISTASGSLTSGNFLDDIQLYINVNGAKIGDVVWYDFNGDGIQQDSEEPAPFVKVDLLTKDGVFKESATTNNIGSYLFTDVLPGDYQVKFTLPNNDFIFSKANQGNDTTLNSKPDKTGIASVNVPNLKSENFDMDAGITTNGKVEIQKFSGDKALSGAVYAIKDNSQSEVAKITTGQNGTGTAEGLSPGKYTATEVTAPLGYQKNPTPKTFTITYGDTNPVKLTFQNVEKTGSITIFKQDEANKKGLANAVFDVKSTDGTTLKKVTTNSKGYALAENLQPGTYVITEATAPPGFEKSTKEIRVTIPFNPQKTINITFSDNKIMVPKKPTPTKGSTVVKVSGETTKITALPQTGDSSNSSTIFIGLLIVVVSGLFVYRRY
- the tsaB gene encoding tRNA (adenosine(37)-N6)-threonylcarbamoyltransferase complex dimerization subunit type 1 TsaB, translated to MILGMDTSSDTMAIALFNEGVVIGEYTTNLKKNHSVRLLPAIAVLMEECGVKPTDLEKIAVAKGPGSYTGLRIGVTVAKTMAWDAGIPIVGISSLALLAENGLYFPGKVVALMDARRSNVYAGVYQASEGEMQSVIADGHIALTELLEQFLSSEEPILFVGTLTEQICVTVTEVLGERAVFAQADYTYSRASSLVKLAENLDGEPADNFVPDYLKLAEAESKWLESRGSE
- a CDS encoding GyrI-like domain-containing protein, which translates into the protein MTEKKIDFKKEEKKFYAPKRKPERIFVPEMNFLMVDGKGDPDGEAYQKAVQSLYAIAYTIKMSKMGETRLDGYTDFVVPPLEGFWWSEERFDLKDRDAWLWTSILRQPDFVTEEVLEWAKEVAKKKKPDLDTSHVKLVRFEEGECVQMMHIGPFSEEVKTVAEMHQFMETEGLHNDTGAVRKHHEIYLSDPRKVDPEKMKTILRLPVS